TTGGAAGTGATGAAAGTTATCTTTAGTTCCCTTAATCATTTGCAAAGTAAAAGAAGTTTTTAACCCAAATTCACGTATATACTTTCTTATAAAGAACACAGCTTTCTTGTTAGGGAGGAGGTATATACACATCACAGGTTTCTGATCATTGTGAGATGTAAAATATCATTAGTCCTAACCATCTGAATAACCTTCATATTTTACAACTGGTAATATGGCATTAaccattaaaaataaattgcaataaGACTGACTCATCCACTGAATATAATGTCTGACTAAGACTAAAAACAAAGGCCAAAAAACTATCGTGTATACGATCCTCGAACCACAAATACTTCCTGATTTAAATTATTACCAAGATGTAAATAATTAAGTATGGATTATGACAAAGAGAGATAACGTGATGTATCTGAGTTATTTACTAAACAGTTATGATCCATTACCATTTACTGACCAATTATAGGTTTATGGATAAAAGTAGTTTTTCTGACAATGATATGAGAGTTGACCAAGTTTACAGCAAAGTGATGAGATGGGAGGAAGCTGTGTAACACGTCACTCACAAGAGTGGGCGGAACGCCTGATTCTAATTAGTACAAACTGTACAGTGTCCCGCAGAAGTAGAAAACCAGTGTTGACTTAATTTACTTTACACGTTATACATTGTAAATAAGTTCTTTTCACGTCTGTAACAATTATTGTGAAAAGAACTATAAACAATCTTCAAAGATATTAATTAGACCTTATTTTAGCAACAATTAATTTTGGTCACTACGCTAAGATGCCAGAAATACTGAAGGTTTTGCTCATTCTTCCATGTATGTAAAAGACATACATTTACTCATAACTATATTATTTCTGGGttttaaataatgaaatttagcTTTATCTACACAAAGTTTTGGAATAACGATTTGAATTTCTATAACATTTCGTTTGGATTACAAAGAAATGTGGCATATATACTACAAATCTTGATGACACACCTACCAGGTTTTTCGCATACTTTCTAGGTTTCATTGTAATGACAGCCTCAGAAGGCATCATGTGCTACAAATGCACCCCAACAAAGGAATTTAATTCTCAGAGATCTTTGGCATGCTCTCAGTTCGATCGAAGTCAGCGGTTCAAGGTTTACTGTCCAAAATCTACGTTCTGTATGAATAAAACTTATTCTGTTCCTCTACTGCACGGACGTAAGTACTATTAGAGTTAATGATATGAAGGCGAAGGATATAttactttaaaaattttaaactcgaATTTTCTGaacttttcagaaattgaaacattGAGCGGGACTGCGCTCCACAGAGAGAAGTATCTTACTACTGGAATGATTCGAAATGGAATAGTGAAGAACGAGTAGTAAGCTCCGCTTACAATGAAAGGTGTTCCATGTTTGAAGATACGGGCAGGCCTGGTAAACCTGCAGAATATTGTTACTGTGGGTCAGATTCATGCAATGCATAACTGATTGCAGGAGATATTAACGATATGCAACGACTGTGTGATTACTTGAACTCAGTACTACTACTAGGGAGGGACGTTCTTCTGCTGTAAATGTTGAATGATTCATTGCTTTTTCAAACATGGGATAGCAAAATATCTGGTTACAGCACAACTTGCACTGCATAGCCCACGGTGTGgttaaaattctttttaaatctCAAGTAACTAATGGAATAACGATTGAAttaatcataaaaatattatgttacACTTGTGttatacttattgttagtttaaTTTGTCAGGTTATAATTACCGACGAATATTAAGATTGAAAAACTTAATTAAATGAGAAACAAAATGGGATTAAGTTAATTATTCCacaaaagtacaaaaattactaacataattttattgatacAACAAATTAACATTCTTATATTTTAAATACCACTAGTGGTAAATAATCTCTCGTTGTTACCTTGGAAtgatatatttcaaatttctgtttattttaaaatatgaCTGCATGAGAGTGAATTATTCTGTACCAACTTGCAGTACGTCAAAACACACACCGCAAACTCGTACTGGTTTGTTCAATCCAAATTTCAGTATTGGTACATCCTGACCAGAGCATTTGCTACACAATATCCGTCCACAATGACgactaaaaaataaataagggTATGGAATCAAATATTGTTGCACTATTATTGAGGGAGGAATGCTTTTTAAATCAGTGCGTAAAATTCTTTGTTTATATTAAACATGAAgccgtaatttaaaaaaaacttaccaGTGATGTTTTCGCATTGTAAGACCGAACTTGGTGCCACATTCCAAACACATATCTTTTTCAGCCCATGGTGCCTCCTGAGTTAGTGAATCGAGTAATCTGTACAAAAGTTGCTTTGTCGCAACCTGGTAATTGAATATCGTGATCCCTTCCTTATTCATTGAGCCCATACACGCTCCAGCCTTTACTAAAGTCCGGCATAAATTTCCATTTCCTTTCATGTACGCTATTAGCAATGGTGTATTTCCATCCAGGTCTAAAATTTGGTCATAATTttgattcatttattatatGCATCGATCGTGAACGTAAGAAGACAGTTGATATTTTATGTGTCTGTATAATCATATTTAAATATTAGAAGTGTAGTTTGACATTCgagtgtacatacatacttaGTCACAACTTACCGGGTTTGTTCAGTGGATACTTGGGCATGCATTCCAAAAACAACTCACAAATAGTGGCTGCATTGTCACGCCCGTATCTAGCTAACTCATGCAGAGGATTTCTTCCCTTCAAATTGATCGTTTCAGCATCCAGAGAACATTCCGTTAAAAGAGATCTGACCACAGCAACGTGGCCCTCTCTTACAGCAACATGCAATGCATTGTCTCCGTCAGCATTTATGGCATCAAAGTTAATattattctgtaaaaaaatagacatttatttaattattttagcTCCCAAGAAACAATTGATGTACTTTCATGGAATGTATGTGATTTGAAACATTATATTCACCTGTAATAAAGCTGAAATAACTGGTGCATGGCCGGTACGTGCAGCTGCGTGCAATGCTGTATTTCTATGCGCATCAGTGTCATCAATCCGAGCACCAGCCAAGACCAAACTACGCACCAACATCTCATTTCCAGATTCAGCAGCTAGATGCAGGGGCGGAGTTTGAGTCATGTCCTGAACTCGAGAGTTCACATCGACCTGAAAAATTATAGGCGGGAATTCATATGTAatccaaattattttcaggaTCTCAGAATTTAAGtccaaaaagtttttcttctccccattaaaaatcaaatgaaacaTTAGCTTACTTGTATAGATAAAAGGAATAGCACACTTTCTAAATCGTTCTGCTGTATGGCTTTGTGTAGGAAATTTCTCCCTTTATTATCAACTTGTTCTGCAGCCGTAGGAAGTCTTTCTAGAATGACTTGGGCAGCTTTGTGATTGCGGACAGTAAGTGCTGTTGCAAATGGGGTCAAGCCCCGTTTATCCCTCAGAGATAAATCTATTTGAGGATGGCACAACAGAAGGCAAATAATTTGTGCATGGTGGTTCTGAATGGCCACATGCACTGGCGTTTTATCATCTGCATCACGTGAATTCACATTGGCACCATGCTCAACAAGAGTTTGAACAACTTGTTCAAGACCCCATTGACAGCAGAGATGCAATGGTGAACAATTATCCTTCGACTCTTCCCCTCCTCCATCTTTGCCAGGACGTCGAGGTGAGTTCAAATCGCAGCCGCTGTAAACATATTTTATaaactatatttatttttaaaatcattaaaTTTGTCATCAAGCTTCCCATTTGCAAGATAAGGGGAGAGTACATATTTTTAACCCATGTACCTTCTTATCAAGAATTGCGCAATAGTTTCCTTGTTTTCATCAATGGCCCTATGCAGCAGAGTCTGTAGACATCCCTCTGGTCCTGGACCCCAACAGTCAGTATCAGCTCCATGAGCTACTAAAACGGATGCCGTGTCTTCCTGTTCGGAATCAAGTGCATCCCAGAGTGGGGATCCTATTGAGGTATCAACTCCTCTACGGCAAAGGGCTTCAACTACTTCACCCAATCGGCAATGGACGCATAGCTGAAGGGGCGTCTCACCATCCCGAGTTCTGAAATTAAATCTTTAATTCAGAGCCAAAATCTTTTTCGATATCACACAAAGAGAAGGTTTTAGAACTTACTTGGTGTTCATATCAGCGccattttccaataaaaatattgctgTTGCAGAGTCCTCCTTCAGAATAGCTTGATGCAAAAGTGTCAATCCTTTCTCATTAACCTGGTTGATATCTGCACCAGCTTTGATAAGTGCAGCCACAATTTCTCTCCCTTTTTTCAATGGTGCTTTGATTGCTAGACTCAAAGGTGTCTCACCCTCTCCatcttttaaatttaattgagAATTCGATTGCTCAGCTTCCAACAGTGCCATCAAAACGCCGTGATGTTGATTCGAAATCGCTAAATGTATCGGTGCATTCCCATGCAACAGAGTCATTACATCTGTTGGcacgtttctttttattaatgCACGGGTAAGATTTTCTAGCCCAGCTCTACAAGCTTCGTGTAATATTGTGTACCCTTCAGAATTTTGAACAGCCAAATTTTTTATAGGATATTCTATTAAAAATAGTGCTGCATCCTCCTTTCCTTCTCGAGCTAAAATGTGCAAAAGCGTATCTTTAGTTGTTGTGTAAATTGGATTCGGTATTGCTCCCTTGCTCAAAAGTTTTTCGGCATATGATTTAAGGAGATTTTCTGTGTTAAGTGTGAACGATAATGCTGTATGGCCTTCATTCGTTAACACATCGAAATTTATTCCTGGGGTATTAACCAGAAGGTCAAAGAGAGCTTCATTCTCTTCTGCGATGCTGCTGTGTAATGCTGTCCTGTCACAAtaaaatagataaattatGTTCTGCTGATAGTtacatacaaatttttcaatctcgtTGTGAATAAGAACATGTAGTCTAGATAACATGAAATCAAATCGTACCATCCTCTGTGATCATGTAAATTAGGATTAATGCCAGCTTGAATCAGTCTGATAGCAACAGAGGTCATGTCTTGTGTTCTGTGACCAGCTGTTAAATGCAGTGCTATACATCCAGCGTATTTTTCTAAATCCTTCGCATGCTTTGCTCCCGGAATTATACGTACAGGTTCGCATAATTTTTGAGTATTGTTACTAATCTCAAGCTGTTCTATAATAAATTCAGCTGAATATGAATCCCCCTTCAAGATCGC
The Neodiprion lecontei isolate iyNeoLeco1 chromosome 3, iyNeoLeco1.1, whole genome shotgun sequence DNA segment above includes these coding regions:
- the LOC107218989 gene encoding uncharacterized protein LOC107218989; this encodes MPEILKVLLILPCFIVMTASEGIMCYKCTPTKEFNSQRSLACSQFDRSQRFKVYCPKSTFCMNKTYSVPLLHGQIETLSGTALHREKYLTTGMIRNGIVKNE
- the LOC107219002 gene encoding rabankyrin-5 isoform X1, with amino-acid sequence MGDSTESQKWQQHLALLREQYVKLNAAHLKLQQDYKNATASSQESSFVSRLLATVASLYGQQHYSDITINLPNQQIPAHKFVLAARSDFWNESALGTTCILDWSNLDEEVGTVLLKWVYTGVTEKRNLTLELMKAASQFQLLELVDQCEKNLIGTVSLRDCVHLYTAAEELGTIALRDHCSSLISVHWDDLTGEDFKEMPGALLYKLLKTKSKFPLHSAVRLVREDVVFLFLMEHDSELPEAVNAVDSKGERALEVALRARQPSLARTLVEHRADLGARDPSGLTLLQSAILKGDSYSAEFIIEQLEISNNTQKLCEPVRIIPGAKHAKDLEKYAGCIALHLTAGHRTQDMTSVAIRLIQAGINPNLHDHRGWTALHSSIAEENEALFDLLVNTPGINFDVLTNEGHTALSFTLNTENLLKSYAEKLLSKGAIPNPIYTTTKDTLLHILAREGKEDAALFLIEYPIKNLAVQNSEGYTILHEACRAGLENLTRALIKRNVPTDVMTLLHGNAPIHLAISNQHHGVLMALLEAEQSNSQLNLKDGEGETPLSLAIKAPLKKGREIVAALIKAGADINQVNEKGLTLLHQAILKEDSATAIFLLENGADMNTKTRDGETPLQLCVHCRLGEVVEALCRRGVDTSIGSPLWDALDSEQEDTASVLVAHGADTDCWGPGPEGCLQTLLHRAIDENKETIAQFLIRSGCDLNSPRRPGKDGGGEESKDNCSPLHLCCQWGLEQVVQTLVEHGANVNSRDADDKTPVHVAIQNHHAQIICLLLCHPQIDLSLRDKRGLTPFATALTVRNHKAAQVILERLPTAAEQVDNKGRNFLHKAIQQNDLESVLFLLSIQVDVNSRVQDMTQTPPLHLAAESGNEMLVRSLVLAGARIDDTDAHRNTALHAAARTGHAPVISALLQNNINFDAINADGDNALHVAVREGHVAVVRSLLTECSLDAETINLKGRNPLHELARYGRDNAATICELFLECMPKYPLNKPDLDGNTPLLIAYMKGNGNLCRTLVKAGACMGSMNKEGITIFNYQVATKQLLYRLLDSLTQEAPWAEKDMCLECGTKFGLTMRKHHCRHCGRILCSKCSGQDVPILKFGLNKPVRVCGVCFDVLQVGTE
- the LOC107219002 gene encoding rabankyrin-5 isoform X2, translated to MNQLWALPAFLDDLTGEDFKEMPGALLYKLLKTKSKFPLHSAVRLVREDVVFLFLMEHDSELPEAVNAVDSKGERALEVALRARQPSLARTLVEHRADLGARDPSGLTLLQSAILKGDSYSAEFIIEQLEISNNTQKLCEPVRIIPGAKHAKDLEKYAGCIALHLTAGHRTQDMTSVAIRLIQAGINPNLHDHRGWTALHSSIAEENEALFDLLVNTPGINFDVLTNEGHTALSFTLNTENLLKSYAEKLLSKGAIPNPIYTTTKDTLLHILAREGKEDAALFLIEYPIKNLAVQNSEGYTILHEACRAGLENLTRALIKRNVPTDVMTLLHGNAPIHLAISNQHHGVLMALLEAEQSNSQLNLKDGEGETPLSLAIKAPLKKGREIVAALIKAGADINQVNEKGLTLLHQAILKEDSATAIFLLENGADMNTKTRDGETPLQLCVHCRLGEVVEALCRRGVDTSIGSPLWDALDSEQEDTASVLVAHGADTDCWGPGPEGCLQTLLHRAIDENKETIAQFLIRSGCDLNSPRRPGKDGGGEESKDNCSPLHLCCQWGLEQVVQTLVEHGANVNSRDADDKTPVHVAIQNHHAQIICLLLCHPQIDLSLRDKRGLTPFATALTVRNHKAAQVILERLPTAAEQVDNKGRNFLHKAIQQNDLESVLFLLSIQVDVNSRVQDMTQTPPLHLAAESGNEMLVRSLVLAGARIDDTDAHRNTALHAAARTGHAPVISALLQNNINFDAINADGDNALHVAVREGHVAVVRSLLTECSLDAETINLKGRNPLHELARYGRDNAATICELFLECMPKYPLNKPDLDGNTPLLIAYMKGNGNLCRTLVKAGACMGSMNKEGITIFNYQVATKQLLYRLLDSLTQEAPWAEKDMCLECGTKFGLTMRKHHCRHCGRILCSKCSGQDVPILKFGLNKPVRVCGVCFDVLQVGTE